The proteins below are encoded in one region of Amycolatopsis acidiphila:
- a CDS encoding alkaline phosphatase PhoX — translation MALTRRDLLRTGALGIVVAGSVEAIAAPVAAAQTRRPAGYGALVDDPAGLLALPKGFSYRVVAQAGVTTLESGQPTPSDADGTACFRDGRGFVLVNNHEIGGGEPYGVPALPGLSYDPGAAGGTTNILVDHSGKRLREYVSLAGTHNNCAGGHTPWNTWLTCEETEQRAGGVFQQDHGYVFEVDPFDRAANRNPVALRFLGRYSHEAVAVDPDDSTIYLTEDASGPNGLYFRWTPPRGFRGRKGALRHLQLTEGDNAGRLQAMSCFKGGRQIADLSEATQPGTRYRVKWVDVPDRQAAEVSVRSQFAPGEVTHSRKLEGAYWGDGGAYFVASYARADDGSVHEHDGQVWFYDPRSETVELKTIFGVNPDPDADTNYDGPDNITVSPYGGLILAEDGEGLSHLVGVTDRGQAYPMARNELNNSEFTGPTFSHDGRFLFANIQTPGYVFAITGPWEECR, via the coding sequence ATGGCTCTCACCCGACGGGATCTGCTGCGCACGGGCGCGCTGGGGATCGTGGTCGCCGGCAGTGTGGAGGCGATAGCCGCGCCTGTCGCTGCCGCCCAGACCCGGCGCCCGGCGGGCTACGGTGCCCTCGTGGACGACCCGGCAGGCCTGCTCGCGCTGCCGAAGGGGTTCTCCTACCGGGTGGTCGCGCAGGCGGGGGTCACGACGCTGGAAAGCGGTCAGCCGACGCCCAGCGACGCCGACGGGACGGCGTGCTTCCGTGACGGGCGCGGGTTCGTGCTGGTGAACAACCACGAGATCGGGGGCGGCGAGCCCTATGGGGTGCCGGCACTGCCGGGGCTCAGCTACGACCCGGGCGCCGCGGGCGGGACCACGAACATCCTCGTCGACCACTCGGGCAAGCGGCTGCGCGAGTACGTGAGCCTCGCCGGTACGCACAACAACTGCGCGGGCGGGCACACGCCGTGGAACACCTGGCTGACGTGTGAGGAGACCGAGCAGCGCGCGGGCGGGGTGTTCCAGCAGGACCACGGTTACGTGTTCGAGGTGGACCCGTTCGACCGGGCGGCGAACCGGAACCCGGTCGCGCTGAGGTTCCTGGGCCGCTACTCGCACGAGGCCGTCGCGGTGGACCCGGACGACTCGACGATCTACCTCACCGAGGACGCGAGCGGGCCCAACGGCCTGTACTTCCGCTGGACGCCGCCGCGCGGTTTCCGCGGGCGGAAGGGCGCGCTGCGGCACCTGCAGCTGACCGAGGGCGACAACGCCGGACGGTTGCAGGCGATGAGCTGTTTCAAGGGTGGCAGGCAGATCGCGGACCTGTCGGAGGCCACCCAGCCGGGCACGAGGTACCGGGTCAAGTGGGTCGACGTGCCCGACCGGCAGGCCGCGGAGGTCTCGGTGCGCAGCCAGTTCGCGCCGGGCGAGGTCACGCACAGCCGGAAGCTCGAAGGGGCGTACTGGGGTGACGGCGGGGCGTACTTCGTGGCCAGCTACGCCCGCGCGGACGACGGCAGTGTGCACGAGCACGACGGGCAGGTGTGGTTCTACGACCCGCGGTCGGAGACGGTGGAGCTGAAGACGATCTTCGGCGTGAACCCGGACCCCGACGCGGACACCAACTACGACGGCCCGGACAACATCACGGTTTCCCCGTACGGCGGGCTGATCCTGGCCGAGGACGGGGAGGGCCTGTCACACCTGGTGGGCGTGACCGATCGCGGCCAGGCGTACCCGATGGCGCGCAACGAGCTGAACAACAGCGAGTTCACGGGCCCGACGTTCAGCCACGACGGGCGTTTCCTGTTCGCGAACATCCAGACGCCGGGGTACGTCTTCGCGATCACCGGGCCGTGGGAGGAATGCCGGTAG
- a CDS encoding precorrin-2 C(20)-methyltransferase, translating into MSTGKLWGVGLGPGDPELLTVKAARLIGEAQVIAYHSARHGRSIARSVAEPYLREGQLEERLVYPVTTETTDHPGGYEGAIAEFYELSAKRLAEHLDAGRDVVLLCEGDPFFYGSYMYMHERLCDRYEAEAVPGVTSVSAASAVLGRPLVQRDEVLTVLPGTLPAPELARRLADTEAAAVLKLGRTFGSVREALAESGKLEDAYYVERATWQTQRVEPFAEVDPESVPYFSLALVPSPAYASRKSGASVDASAPAVGGEVVVVGLGPAGPQWLTPEAAEALESADHLVGYGPYLAKVPQRAGQQRHASGNRVEADRAREALTLAQGGARVAVVSSGDPGVFAMASAVLEQASLQEDAVSVRVLPGVTAAQAAASRVGAPLGHDYCVLSLSDRLKPWEIIEKRLDAAGAADLVLAIYNPASRTRTTQLAQAREVLLRHRAPATPVVVARDVGGEEEAVRVTTLGELDVSTVDMRCLLIVGSSRTRVTNGQVWTPRSY; encoded by the coding sequence ATGAGCACCGGGAAGCTGTGGGGTGTGGGGCTCGGTCCGGGCGACCCCGAGCTGCTGACGGTCAAGGCCGCGCGGCTCATCGGCGAGGCACAGGTGATCGCGTACCACAGTGCGCGGCACGGCCGGAGCATCGCGCGTTCGGTCGCCGAGCCGTACCTGCGGGAGGGGCAGCTGGAGGAGCGGCTGGTCTATCCGGTGACCACGGAGACCACGGATCACCCGGGCGGGTACGAGGGCGCGATCGCCGAGTTCTACGAGCTGAGCGCCAAACGCCTCGCCGAGCATCTCGACGCGGGACGCGATGTCGTGCTGCTGTGCGAAGGCGACCCGTTCTTCTACGGCTCGTACATGTACATGCACGAACGGCTGTGCGACCGGTACGAGGCGGAAGCCGTGCCGGGCGTGACGTCGGTGAGCGCCGCTTCGGCGGTGCTGGGGCGCCCGTTGGTGCAGCGGGACGAGGTGCTGACGGTGTTGCCGGGCACCCTGCCCGCACCCGAGCTCGCGCGGCGGTTGGCGGATACCGAAGCCGCGGCGGTGCTGAAGCTGGGGCGTACCTTCGGTTCCGTGCGCGAGGCGCTGGCTGAGTCCGGGAAGCTCGAGGACGCGTACTACGTGGAGCGCGCGACGTGGCAAACTCAGCGGGTAGAGCCGTTCGCGGAGGTCGATCCCGAGTCGGTGCCGTACTTCTCGCTCGCACTCGTGCCCAGTCCTGCTTACGCCTCGCGCAAGTCGGGTGCCTCGGTGGATGCGTCGGCGCCCGCGGTCGGTGGTGAAGTCGTGGTCGTCGGGCTTGGTCCGGCCGGTCCACAGTGGCTGACGCCCGAGGCCGCGGAGGCGTTGGAGTCGGCGGATCACCTGGTGGGCTATGGTCCGTACCTGGCGAAGGTCCCGCAGCGCGCCGGGCAGCAGCGGCACGCGTCGGGCAACCGCGTGGAGGCCGACCGTGCCCGGGAAGCGCTTACCCTGGCGCAGGGCGGGGCGCGGGTGGCCGTGGTTTCGTCCGGTGATCCCGGTGTGTTCGCGATGGCTTCGGCCGTGCTGGAACAGGCGTCGCTGCAGGAGGACGCGGTCTCGGTGCGCGTGCTGCCCGGCGTGACGGCGGCGCAGGCCGCGGCGTCGCGAGTGGGCGCGCCACTGGGGCACGATTATTGCGTCCTGTCGTTGTCGGATCGCCTGAAGCCTTGGGAGATCATCGAAAAGCGGCTGGACGCGGCCGGCGCGGCGGACCTGGTGCTCGCGATCTACAACCCGGCTTCGCGCACTCGGACGACGCAGCTGGCGCAGGCACGGGAGGTACTGCTACGCCACCGCGCGCCGGCGACGCCCGTGGTGGTGGCAAGGGACGTCGGCGGTGAGGAGGAGGCCGTGCGGGTGACCACCCTGGGCGAGCTGGACGTGTCTACTGTGGACATGCGGTGTCTTTTGATCGTAGGCTCGTCGCGGACCAGGGTGACCAATGGCCAGGTGTGGACACCAAGGAGCTATTAG
- a CDS encoding precorrin-8X methylmutase — translation MIDYLKDGAEIYRHSFATIRDEADVAILPEDLEPVAVRMIHSCGMVDLVDDLAYSLELVESARAALRAGAPVLCDAQMIASGVTRRRLPADNDVVCTLSDPQVPGLAERMGTTRSAAALELWRDRLAGSVVAIGNAPTALFRLLEMIEEGAGVPAAIIGVPVGFVGAAESKVELAKRAPAPYLVVHGRRGGSAMAVAAVNALASEVE, via the coding sequence GTGATCGACTATCTGAAGGACGGGGCGGAGATCTACCGTCACTCGTTCGCGACGATCCGCGACGAGGCCGACGTCGCGATCCTGCCGGAGGACCTGGAGCCCGTCGCGGTTCGCATGATCCACTCCTGCGGCATGGTCGATCTGGTGGACGACCTCGCGTACTCGTTGGAGCTCGTCGAGTCCGCCCGTGCCGCGTTGCGGGCGGGGGCGCCCGTGCTGTGCGACGCGCAGATGATCGCCAGCGGCGTCACCCGGCGACGGCTGCCCGCGGACAACGACGTCGTGTGCACCCTGTCCGACCCCCAGGTGCCCGGCCTCGCCGAGCGCATGGGCACCACGCGGTCGGCCGCCGCGCTGGAGCTGTGGCGGGACCGGCTGGCCGGTTCGGTCGTCGCGATCGGCAACGCGCCCACCGCGTTGTTCCGGCTGCTGGAGATGATCGAGGAGGGCGCGGGCGTGCCGGCGGCGATCATCGGGGTGCCCGTGGGGTTCGTGGGCGCGGCGGAGTCCAAAGTAGAGCTCGCGAAGCGGGCCCCGGCGCCGTACCTCGTGGTGCACGGCAGGCGTGGCGGCAGCGCGATGGCGGTCGCCGCGGTGAACGCGTTGGCGAGTGAGGTCGAATGA
- a CDS encoding precorrin-3B synthase, producing MSISARARPDACPGVFATHDAADGALARVRLPGGRVTAAQLDVLAGCAEELGDGSAHLTSRGNVQLRGLSRDTGELVGRLSDAGLLPAPAHERVRNFLASPLSGLVGGVVDVRPLVAELDAAVCAAPELAGLPGRFLFALDDGRGDVAAEDADLCWQALDDRTGVLLRAGAPGSRVPIADAVEALVREASRFLEVRGTAWRMRELSGFSEVTRPRRPVSVGPFARDDGGRGICVAPLFGQLSAEQLRSFRGDVVVTPWRSVVVPEYRPELAALSSDTGVGACIGRPGCAKSRADVRADARGVTARAHFSGCERRCGKPRDALDVVAADGGYLVEGAWVPVEALVDVLGQKGNR from the coding sequence ATGTCCATCTCCGCGCGCGCTCGTCCGGACGCGTGCCCCGGCGTGTTCGCGACCCACGACGCCGCCGACGGCGCGCTGGCCAGGGTGCGGTTGCCGGGCGGCCGGGTCACCGCGGCGCAGCTGGACGTGCTGGCGGGCTGCGCGGAGGAGCTGGGCGACGGCTCGGCGCATCTGACGTCGCGGGGGAACGTGCAGCTGCGTGGGCTTTCGCGGGACACGGGCGAGCTGGTGGGACGGCTGTCCGACGCGGGCCTGCTGCCCGCACCCGCACACGAGCGAGTGCGCAACTTCCTCGCGTCGCCGCTCAGTGGACTCGTCGGCGGGGTGGTGGACGTGCGGCCGCTGGTCGCCGAGCTGGACGCGGCGGTGTGCGCCGCGCCGGAGCTGGCCGGGCTGCCGGGCCGGTTCCTCTTCGCCCTCGACGACGGCCGCGGCGACGTCGCCGCCGAGGACGCCGACCTGTGCTGGCAGGCGCTGGACGACCGCACGGGCGTGCTGTTGCGTGCGGGCGCGCCCGGGTCGCGAGTGCCCATCGCCGACGCTGTCGAGGCGCTGGTGCGGGAGGCGTCGCGGTTCCTGGAGGTCCGGGGCACCGCATGGCGGATGCGCGAGCTGTCCGGGTTTTCCGAGGTGACGAGGCCACGGCGACCGGTCTCGGTGGGGCCGTTCGCCCGCGACGACGGTGGCCGCGGGATCTGCGTGGCGCCGCTGTTCGGACAGCTGAGCGCGGAGCAGTTGAGGTCGTTCCGGGGCGACGTCGTGGTGACGCCGTGGCGCAGTGTCGTGGTGCCGGAGTACCGGCCGGAGCTGGCGGCGTTGTCGAGTGACACCGGCGTCGGCGCGTGCATCGGACGGCCGGGGTGTGCGAAGTCACGCGCGGACGTGCGGGCCGACGCGCGAGGGGTGACCGCGCGGGCGCACTTCTCGGGATGTGAGCGGCGGTGCGGTAAGCCGCGGGACGCGCTGGACGTCGTCGCCGCGGACGGGGGATATCTCGTCGAAGGGGCCTGGGTGCCCGTCGAGGCGTTGGTGGATGTGCTGGGACAGAAGGGAAACCGGTGA
- a CDS encoding ABC transporter ATP-binding protein, translated as MRYGSTDVLKGVGFTARRGEVVALLGPNGAGKTTTIEILEGFRMRSAGEVQVLGVDPAHGDEAWRARLGVVLQSWRDHAKWRVRELLQHLGSYYRDYSTDHVQRPWDVDELITAVGLTEHAHKRAGSLSGGQRRRLDVAIGIVGRPELLFLDEPTAGFDPEARREFHDLVHRLSDDDDTTILLTTHDLDEAEKLADRILILAGGSIIADGSADELSRRMATGAEVKWTRDGQRFVHSTVEATRFVHELFLQYGEEIADLEVRRASLEDTYMAMVREFEDHMPGTRRRSWPQEDRSGAGVPQDIRGSK; from the coding sequence ATGCGCTACGGCAGCACCGACGTGCTCAAGGGGGTGGGCTTCACCGCCCGGCGCGGTGAGGTCGTGGCACTGCTGGGCCCGAACGGCGCGGGCAAGACCACCACGATCGAAATCCTGGAGGGGTTCCGCATGCGCTCGGCCGGGGAGGTCCAGGTGCTGGGAGTGGACCCCGCCCACGGGGACGAGGCGTGGCGGGCCCGGCTCGGCGTGGTCCTGCAGTCCTGGCGTGACCACGCGAAGTGGCGCGTCCGCGAGCTGCTGCAGCACCTCGGCTCGTACTACCGCGACTACTCGACCGACCACGTCCAGCGGCCTTGGGACGTGGACGAGCTGATCACGGCCGTCGGGCTGACCGAGCACGCGCACAAGCGGGCGGGCTCCCTCTCCGGCGGTCAGCGACGGCGGCTGGACGTGGCGATCGGCATCGTCGGGCGGCCGGAGCTGCTGTTCCTCGACGAGCCGACCGCCGGTTTCGACCCGGAGGCCCGCCGCGAGTTCCACGACCTGGTGCACCGGCTCTCCGACGACGACGACACCACGATCCTGCTCACCACGCACGATCTCGACGAGGCGGAGAAGCTGGCGGACCGGATCCTGATCCTGGCAGGCGGTTCGATCATCGCCGACGGCTCCGCCGACGAGCTGTCGCGCCGGATGGCCACCGGGGCCGAGGTCAAGTGGACCCGCGACGGCCAGCGCTTCGTGCACTCGACCGTCGAGGCGACGAGGTTCGTACACGAGTTGTTCCTGCAGTACGGCGAGGAGATCGCCGACCTCGAGGTGCGCCGCGCGAGCCTCGAAGACACGTACATGGCGATGGTCCGGGAATTCGAGGACCACATGCCAGGCACGCGGCGCAGGAGCTGGCCACAGGAGGACCGATCGGGCGCGGGTGTCCCGCAGGACATCAGGGGGTCGAAATGA
- a CDS encoding ABC transporter permease, with protein sequence MSVLVNAGRAGFVRGRIELRQTFTNSQDLWSYLFPAVLLTVVMSFMRGSSVPGMNFSLSSLTLPGVLGMNIAFGGLVNLAQQLVTEREDGTLLRAKAVPNGMLGYLVGKIVQVSGMSLIGCVLVLIPGLFVAKGLDLGAGSWLALLGVVVLGLVATMPLGAIIGSLMSSPRSMGLVMLPIMGLIGISGIFYPITSLPSWVQGIGQLFPVYWLGLGMRSALLPDTLSAIEIGHSWRHLETVGVLGLWTVAGLVLAPIVLRRMARRESGSTVAARREKALQRMPR encoded by the coding sequence ATGAGCGTGCTCGTCAACGCCGGCCGGGCCGGCTTCGTCCGGGGCCGCATCGAGCTCCGGCAGACCTTCACCAACAGCCAGGACCTGTGGTCCTACCTGTTCCCCGCCGTCCTGCTGACCGTCGTGATGAGTTTCATGCGGGGCTCCAGCGTGCCGGGTATGAACTTCTCCCTCAGCTCGCTGACGCTGCCCGGCGTGCTCGGCATGAACATCGCCTTCGGCGGCCTGGTCAACCTGGCCCAGCAGCTGGTGACCGAGCGCGAGGACGGCACACTGCTGCGGGCCAAGGCGGTCCCCAACGGGATGCTCGGCTACCTGGTCGGCAAGATCGTCCAGGTCTCCGGGATGTCGCTGATCGGCTGCGTGCTCGTGCTGATCCCCGGGCTCTTCGTGGCCAAGGGGCTCGACCTGGGCGCCGGCTCCTGGCTGGCCCTGCTCGGGGTGGTCGTGCTGGGGCTGGTCGCGACCATGCCGCTCGGCGCGATCATCGGCTCGCTGATGTCCAGCCCGCGCAGCATGGGCCTGGTGATGCTGCCCATCATGGGGCTCATCGGCATCTCCGGGATCTTCTACCCGATCACCAGCCTGCCGAGCTGGGTGCAGGGCATCGGGCAGCTGTTCCCGGTCTACTGGCTGGGGCTGGGCATGCGCTCGGCGCTGCTGCCGGACACGCTGTCCGCGATCGAGATCGGGCACTCGTGGCGGCACCTGGAAACCGTCGGCGTGCTCGGCCTGTGGACGGTGGCCGGCCTGGTACTGGCGCCGATCGTGTTGCGTAGGATGGCGCGTCGCGAGTCCGGCTCGACCGTGGCCGCTCGCCGGGAGAAGGCCTTGCAGCGGATGCCGCGATGA
- a CDS encoding helix-turn-helix transcriptional regulator, producing the protein MSAETIYNRIAMLRAERGISRRQLAEALGVHYQTIGYLERGEYSPSLYLALKIAQYFEVGVEVIFSTDPFPRLGERSA; encoded by the coding sequence ATGAGCGCTGAGACGATCTACAACCGGATCGCGATGCTGCGCGCGGAACGGGGTATCTCACGGCGCCAGCTGGCCGAGGCGCTGGGCGTGCACTACCAGACGATCGGCTACCTCGAACGCGGCGAGTACAGCCCGAGCCTCTACCTGGCGTTGAAGATCGCACAGTACTTCGAGGTCGGCGTGGAGGTGATTTTCTCCACTGACCCGTTCCCCCGGCTCGGCGAGCGATCGGCTTGA